The following coding sequences lie in one Loxodonta africana isolate mLoxAfr1 chromosome X, mLoxAfr1.hap2, whole genome shotgun sequence genomic window:
- the SATL1 gene encoding spermidine/spermine N(1)-acetyltransferase-like protein 1, which produces MSQGSMSQPGMSTSQNGMNQPGMSQPSTNLASMNQPGMSQQRMSQPGTSLPAMNQDSTSQRGTSQADVNTNLTVMNQRGMNQPGMSQPCTSLTGMSQSGISQGSMSQPGTSLPVKNQPGTSQRGMSQPGTSTSQNGMNQPGTSQGGINQPGMSQPSTNLASMNQPGMSQQRMSQPGMNQPGTSLPGMNQPGMSQGGMSQSGTSLPGMNQPGTSKPGMSQQSMSQLGTSTGLTGMNQPGTSQRSTSQLGKSRSGTSLPDMNQPGRSQRGMGPSGTSLTGMNQPGTSQPGTSQRSMSQAGISTSLTAMNQPGTSQRSMSQPGLSQLGTSLPGMNQHGMSQRGMGQSGTSLTGMNQPGTSKPGTCQRNVSQSAMSTSLTGMNQPGRSQGSMSQPGMTQPTTSLTGMNQLGTNQGSMSQRDTSIPAMNKSGTSQLGTSQQGMSLPGKNQLGTSQRGMSQPGISQPSTSLSGMNQLVRSKPRKSQAGMSQPGSSQSGMNQPSTSLPDTNQPGVKQPGTSQASMKQLCMSSFRIRPAEARDCPEILRLIKELAAYENMLDAVTVTEMDLLRDGFGDNPLFYCLIAEVQNQHKPSDTVTIGFAMYYFAYDPWIGKLLHLEDFYVIRAYRGLGIGAEMLKRLSQIAIRSQCNCMHLLVVIWNQASIDYYTHRGALDLSSEEGWHLFRFNREELMEMAGEE; this is translated from the exons ATGAGTCAAGGAAGCATGAGCCAACCAGGCATGAGCACAAGCCAAAATGGTATGAACCAACCAGGCATGAGCCAACCAAGCACAAACCTAGCTAGTATGAATCAACCAGGTATGAGTCAACAAAGAATGAGCCAACCAGGTACAAGCCTACCCGCTATGAACCAAGACAGCACGAGCCAACGAGGCACGAGCCAAGCAGATGTGAATACAAACTTAACTGTTATGAACCAACGAGGCATGAACCAGCCAGGCATGAGCCAACCATGCACAAGCCTAACTGGTATGAGCCAATCAGGTATAAGCCAAGGAAGCATGAGCCAACCAGGCACCAGCCTACCTGTTAAAAACCAACCAGGCACAAGTCAACGAGGCATGAGCCAACCAGGCACGAGTACAAGCCAAAATGGTATGAACCAACCAGGCACGAGCCAAGGAGGCATCAACCAACCAGGCATGAGCCAACCAAGCACAAACCTAGCTAGTATGAATCAACCAGGCATGAGCCAACAAAGGATGAGCCAACCAGGTATGAATCAACCAGGTACAAGCCTACCTGGTATGAACCAACCAGGTATGAGCCAAGGAGGTATGAGCCAATCAGGCACCAGCTTACCTGGTATGAACCAACCAGGCACTAGCAAACCAGGCATGAGTCAACAAAGCATGAGCCAACTAGGCACGAGCACAGGCCTAACTGGTATGAATCAACCAGGCACAAGCCAAAGAAGCACGAGCCAACTAGGCAAGAGTCGGTCAGGTACAAGCCTACCTGATATGAACCAACCCGGTAGGAGCCAACGAGGCATGGGCCCATCAGGCACCAGCTTAACTGGTATGAACCAACCAGGCACTAGCCAACCAGGCACGAGTCAACGAAGCATGAGCCAAGCAGGCATAAGCACAAGCCTAACTGCTATGAACCAACCAGGCACAAGCCAACGAAGCATGAGCCAACCAGGCCTGAGTCAACTAGGTACAAGTCTACCTGGTATGAACCAACACGGTATGAGCCAACGAGGCATGGGCCAATCAGGCACCAGCTTAACTGGTATGAACCAACCAGGCACAAGCAAACCAGGCACATGTCAACGAAACGTGAGCCAATCAGCCATGAGCACAAGCCTAACTGGTATGAACCAACCAGGCAGGAGCCAAGGAAGCATGAGCCAACCAGGCATGACTCAACCAACCACAAGCCTAACTGGTATGAACCAACTAGGCACCAACCAAGGAAGCATGAGCCAACGAGACACCAGCATACCTGCTATGAACAAATCAGGCACAAGCCAACTGGGCACGAGTCAACAGGGCATGAGCCTACCTGGTAAGAACCAACTGGGCACAAGCCAACGAGGCATGAGTCAACCAGGCATAAGCCAACCCAGCACGAGCCTATCTGGTATGAACCAACTAGTTAGAAGCAAACCACGAAAGAGCCAAGCAGGCATGAGCCAACCGGGCAGTAGTCAATCAGGCATGAACCAACCAAGCACAAGCTTACCTGACACAAACCAACCAGGCGTGAAACAACCAGGCACGAGCCAAGCAAGCATGAAGCAACTATGCATGAGTTCTTTCAGGATAAGACCTGCAGAGGCTCGAGACTGCCCTGAAATACTGCGCCTGATTAAA GAACTGGCTGCTTATGAAAACATGCTAGATGCAGTGACGGTAACAGAAATGG ATTTACTCAGGGATGGCTTTGGGGACAATCCCCTTTTCTACTGCCTGATTGCAGAAGTACAAAATCAACATAAACCATCAG ACACAGTGACCATTGGATTTGCCATGTACTACTTTGCATACGACCCCTGGATTGGCAAGTTACTTCACCTGGAGGACTTTTATGTCATACGAGCTTATCGAG GCCTAGGTATCGGAGCTGAAATGCTGAAGAGGCTAAGTCAG ATAGCCATCAGAAGCCAGTGCAACTGCATGCACCTCCTTGTCGTTATTTGGAACCAGGCTTCTATTGACTACTATACTCATCGGGGGGCTTTAGACCTTTCCTCTGAGGAGGGCTGGCACCTGTTCAGATTTAATAGAGAAGAACTCATGGAAATGGcaggggaagaatga